A genomic region of Rhipicephalus sanguineus isolate Rsan-2018 chromosome 3, BIME_Rsan_1.4, whole genome shotgun sequence contains the following coding sequences:
- the LOC119385002 gene encoding neuropeptide-like protein 31 — translation MKASLSLLTLCVVVATAMAGYYGGYGGYGGYGGYGGYGGYGGYGGYGRGYGGYGGYGGYGGYGHGGYGGYGGYGGYGGYGGYGGYGGYGGYGHGGYGHGGYGHGYGYKVISYGHGHGYHG, via the coding sequence CTGTCCTTGCTGACCCTCTGCGTCGTGGttgcgaccgccatggccggcTACTACGGAGGGTACGGAGGCTACGGCGGTTATGGTGGCTATGGTGGTTATGGTGGTTATGGTGGCTACGGAGGCTACGGCCGCGGCTACGGAGGATACGGCGGCTACGGGGGATACGGTGGCTACGGTCACGGTGGCTATGGAGGATACGGAGGCTACGGCGGATATGGCGGCTACGGAGGCTATGGAGGCTATGGCGGTTATGGAGGATACGGTCACGGCGGCTACGGCCATGGCGGCTACGGCCACGGATACGGATACAAAGTCATCAGCTACGGACACGGCCACGGCTACCACGGCTAA